CGGCTCGCGGATCTCAACCCGGACGTCACCATCACCACGCACGACGCGCGGCTCACGTCCGAAAACGCGCTCGACCTCGTCCGCGACTACGACCTGGTCATCGACGGCACCGACAACTTCCCCACGCGCTATCTGGTGAACGACGCCTGCGTGCTGGAGAAGAAGCCGTACGTCTACGGCTCCATCCTGCGCTGGGAGGGGCAGGCCTCGGTGTTCGCGGCCGAGGGCGGCCCCTGCTACCGCTGCCTGTTCGCCGAGCCGCCCCCGCCGGGGATGGTGCCCAACTGCGCCGAGGCCGGCGTGTTCGGCGTGCTTCCCGGCATCGTGGGATGCGTGCAGGCGCTCGAGGCCCTGAAGCTGCTGCTGGGCACCGGCGACACCATGGTGGGCCGGCTGCTGCTGTTCGATGCGTTGCGGATGAGGTTCCGCGAGATGCGGCTGCGCCGCGACCCGGCGTGCCCTGTCTGCGGCGACGATCCGACCGTCCACGAGCTGATCGATTACGAGCGCTTCTGCGGATACGAGCCGCCGGGCGCCCAACCGGAGAACGACATGTTCGGCGTGCCCGAAATCACCCCGTCGGAGCTGAAGGAGCGGCTGGACCGGGGAGACAAATTGACGATCATCGACGTACGCGAGCCCCACGAGTGGGAGATCGGCAACCTGGAGCCGCAGGGCGCCCGGCTGATC
The Longimicrobium sp. genome window above contains:
- a CDS encoding ThiF family adenylyltransferase, with the translated sequence RLADLNPDVTITTHDARLTSENALDLVRDYDLVIDGTDNFPTRYLVNDACVLEKKPYVYGSILRWEGQASVFAAEGGPCYRCLFAEPPPPGMVPNCAEAGVFGVLPGIVGCVQALEALKLLLGTGDTMVGRLLLFDALRMRFREMRLRRDPACPVCGDDPTVHELIDYERFCGYEPPGAQPENDMFGVPEITPSELKERLDRGDKLTIIDVREPHEWEIGNLEPQGARLIPMGEVPERMDEISGDDEVVLQCRSGGRSAQVLHFLRAQGYERLLNLKGGILAWSDEVDPSIPKY